In Bordetella genomosp. 11, the sequence CGACCAGGCGCGCGCCCGCGCGATTATCGGCGGCGGCCCGCAAGGCGCGGCCGGGCAGTGTGCGGCCGAAGAAGCGGTACAGGGCCAGCATCCACAGCAGCGATACCGCCACGACCCATAGCGTCTGGCTGGCGACGCTCGCCGGTCCCAGCGCATAGCGCGCGTCGCTGAACGGCGCCGCGCGGGCGCCCTCCGGCCCGAACGCCAGCAGGCCCAGGCCGACCAAAGCCAGGTGTACCGCGATCGAGACGATCAACAGGATCAGCGTCGACGCATCCGCGATGGGCTGGTAGAAAAGCCGATAGAGCTGCGGCCCCATGGGCGCGACGATGGCCAGCGTCAGCACGGCCTGCAGCCAGACCGGCAGCGACGCCAGCGGCAGCAGCCACAGCGCGCCGGCCAACAGGAAGGGATAGGCCGTCCGGCCGGCCAGGCGGACCGGACGGATCGTCGCGCTGCCCCGCGCGCCGGCCCGCGCGTCGGCGATGGTCTCGGCCACGGCGAAGGCGCACAGCAGCCAGACCAGCGCGGGCATGCGGCCGTTCTGCATCGATGCCATGCACAGCGCGCCGTAGACCACGAACTCGCCCTGCGGGATCAAAAGCACGCGCGTGACGGAAAAGACCAGCAGGATGCACAAGGCCAGCAACGCATAGACCGCGCCGTTGGCCACGCCGTCCTGGCCCAGGATCAGGGCGATCTGCGCGTTCATGGGCGGCTACTTCAGCAATGTCCAGTTGCCGTTCTTGACCGTGATCAGAACGCGGCCGCGTTCGTCGAATCCGCTATGGTCCTGCTGCGTCATGGTGTACACGCCCTGCGTGCCGACCAGGTCGCGGGTCTGTTCCAGCGCATCGCGCAGGGCGGAGCGGAAGGCCGGCGTGCCTGGCTTGCCGGCCTGCTCGGCCACCGGCACCGCGTGCTGCAGCAATAGCCCGGCGTCGTAGACATTGGCGCCGAAGGTGGCGGGCGTCGTGCCGTAGCGCTGCCGATAGGCATCGATATAGGCGGTGGCGACCTTCTTGGATGGGTTGTCGTCCGGGATCTCCGGCAGGACCAGCATGAGGCCGGCCGCCAGGATGGTGCCTTCCACCTTCTTGCCGCCCAGTTTCAGGAAATCGGGCAGGGCGGCGCCGTGCGTCTGGTAGAACTTGCCGTGATAGCCCAGGTCCACCAGCGTGGTTTCAGGCAGCACGCTGGCGCCGCCCGGCGCGGCCACCAGCACCGCGTCGGGCTTGGCCGCCAGCAGTTTCAGCGCCTGCCCGGTGACGGAGCTGTCCGTGCGCACATAGCGTTCGTTGGCGACGATCGCGATATGGTGACGCGCGGCCAGATCGGAGAAAACCTTGTACCAGTTCTCGCCGTAGGGGTCGTTCAAACCGATGAATCCCACGGTTCTTATCCCCGAGCCGGCCATGTGCTGCACCAGGGCCTTCGCGATGATGTCGTCGTTCTGCGTGGTCTTGAATACCCACCTCTTCTGGGCGTCCATCGGCACCACGGCGGCGGCGGAGCCCACCGGCGCCAGCAGCGGCACGCCGGCTTCGGCGACGAAGGGCAGGATGGCCAGGGTATTGGGCGAGCCGGGCGGGCCGATGATCGCATCGACGTGGTCTTCGTTGATCAGTTTGCGGACGGCCGTGACGGATTGCGACGTATCGCTGGCGTCGTCCAGTACGATGTACTCCACCGTCAGGTCGCCGATGCGTGTCGGCAGCAACGGCACGGTGTTCTTCTGCGGGATGCCGACCAGCGCCGTGGGGCCGGTCGACGATGTCACGACACCGATTTTCATTTGCGCGTAGCCTGGCAGGGCAAGGCAGGCGGCCAGCAGCGCCAGGGTGGCGCGCAGGACTTTGGACGGCATGGCGGGCTCCAGCGTAGGGACGGGGGAAGACGATGCCCGCTATTGAACCATGCCGGCAGCGCGGAGTGGGCCCGCGGCATGGCCAGGCGCCCGTGCGGCGGCGGTATCGGCGCGCATGCCGCGCGGCCCAGGCGCGGCGCCCGCTATGCGGCGCGGCCGGCGTGGGATGTTTTTCCTGATCGACCGGGTCTAGTGGCGCGGGGCGCCGCTGCCGTTGCCGGGCGCGGGCTCGTCGTCATCGTCTTCGTCGTCCTCATCGT encodes:
- a CDS encoding branched-chain amino acid ABC transporter permease produces the protein MNAQIALILGQDGVANGAVYALLALCILLVFSVTRVLLIPQGEFVVYGALCMASMQNGRMPALVWLLCAFAVAETIADARAGARGSATIRPVRLAGRTAYPFLLAGALWLLPLASLPVWLQAVLTLAIVAPMGPQLYRLFYQPIADASTLILLIVSIAVHLALVGLGLLAFGPEGARAAPFSDARYALGPASVASQTLWVVAVSLLWMLALYRFFGRTLPGRALRAAADNRAGARLVGISPEFAGRAVFLLAATLGACSGILVGPAATLYYDSGFLISLKGFVAAIVGGLTSYPLAVIGALAVGLVESFSAFWASAYKEIIVFTLIIPFLLWRSLRHGTIEDETE
- a CDS encoding ABC transporter substrate-binding protein, with amino-acid sequence MPSKVLRATLALLAACLALPGYAQMKIGVVTSSTGPTALVGIPQKNTVPLLPTRIGDLTVEYIVLDDASDTSQSVTAVRKLINEDHVDAIIGPPGSPNTLAILPFVAEAGVPLLAPVGSAAAVVPMDAQKRWVFKTTQNDDIIAKALVQHMAGSGIRTVGFIGLNDPYGENWYKVFSDLAARHHIAIVANERYVRTDSSVTGQALKLLAAKPDAVLVAAPGGASVLPETTLVDLGYHGKFYQTHGAALPDFLKLGGKKVEGTILAAGLMLVLPEIPDDNPSKKVATAYIDAYRQRYGTTPATFGANVYDAGLLLQHAVPVAEQAGKPGTPAFRSALRDALEQTRDLVGTQGVYTMTQQDHSGFDERGRVLITVKNGNWTLLK